From Cellulosimicrobium sp. ES-005, one genomic window encodes:
- a CDS encoding PadR family transcriptional regulator produces MVLRYLVLGLLTVRPMTGYDLKRAFDSSVRHFWAADRSQLYRTLAAIVDAGLAEVEVVPQESYPDRKVHAITDAGRAALRDWLASPLPHEDSREPFLGRLFFADQLDDEGVAALLASRRALAEETVAALTAEEERVAAVLADGGPDAERVRGTRGLALRLATLRHGLAHARTELAWLDETEREVLP; encoded by the coding sequence ATGGTCCTTCGATACCTCGTGCTCGGGCTCCTCACGGTGCGGCCCATGACGGGCTACGACCTCAAGCGCGCGTTCGACTCCTCGGTCCGCCACTTCTGGGCGGCCGACCGCTCGCAGCTCTACCGCACCCTCGCCGCGATCGTGGACGCCGGGCTCGCCGAGGTGGAGGTGGTGCCCCAGGAGAGCTACCCGGACCGCAAGGTCCACGCGATCACGGACGCCGGCCGCGCGGCGCTGCGCGACTGGCTCGCCTCGCCGCTCCCGCACGAGGACTCGCGCGAGCCCTTCCTCGGGCGGCTGTTCTTCGCCGACCAGCTCGACGACGAGGGCGTCGCGGCGCTGCTCGCGTCCCGGCGCGCGCTGGCCGAGGAGACGGTCGCGGCGCTCACCGCCGAGGAGGAGCGGGTCGCGGCGGTCCTCGCGGACGGCGGCCCCGACGCGGAGCGTGTGCGCGGCACGCGCGGCCTCGCCCTCCGGCTCGCGACGCTGCGCCACGGTCTCGCGCACGCCCGGACCGAGCTCGCGTGGCTCGACGAGACCGAGCGCGAGGTGCTCCCGTGA
- a CDS encoding alpha/beta hydrolase encodes MSLPDAVVHHPASRPGAPGTGSVSVVLLHGGTVASWMWEPQVEALDDLDVWTPDLLGFGGRGDQVPASLDAVVDDVAATVSAIPAGQEVHVVGLSLGGVVALHLAARHPGLVRSVLSSGAVVDGVPGLAGALGRAQLRVWDRRWYWRGQAVATGIPAESRDLFVRSGLAIRRETMARLLADVYGGRWPDGLAESGARVLAVAGGRDLRPARSALSTIERRVPGAVVRVAPGMHHQWSAEDPDLFGAMIRSWVLDGVAHPRLVPLAGRA; translated from the coding sequence GTGAGCCTGCCGGACGCCGTCGTGCACCACCCGGCGAGCCGCCCGGGCGCGCCGGGCACCGGCTCCGTCTCCGTCGTCCTGCTGCACGGGGGCACCGTGGCGTCGTGGATGTGGGAGCCGCAGGTCGAGGCGCTCGACGACCTCGACGTGTGGACGCCCGACCTGCTCGGCTTCGGCGGCCGCGGGGACCAGGTCCCGGCGTCGCTCGACGCGGTCGTCGACGACGTCGCCGCGACGGTCTCCGCGATCCCCGCCGGGCAGGAGGTGCACGTCGTCGGCCTGTCGCTCGGCGGGGTCGTCGCGCTGCACCTCGCCGCGCGGCACCCCGGGCTCGTGCGCTCCGTCCTGTCGTCGGGCGCGGTGGTCGACGGCGTGCCCGGGCTCGCCGGCGCGCTCGGCCGCGCGCAGCTCCGGGTCTGGGACCGGCGCTGGTACTGGCGCGGCCAGGCCGTCGCCACCGGGATCCCCGCGGAGTCCCGGGACCTGTTCGTGCGCTCGGGTCTCGCGATCCGCCGCGAGACCATGGCGCGGCTGCTCGCCGACGTCTACGGCGGGCGCTGGCCCGACGGCCTCGCGGAGTCCGGGGCCCGCGTGCTCGCCGTCGCGGGCGGCCGCGACCTCCGCCCCGCCCGCAGCGCGCTGTCGACGATCGAGCGCCGCGTCCCGGGCGCCGTCGTGCGCGTGGCGCCCGGGATGCACCACCAGTGGAGCGCGGAGGACCCGGACCTGTTCGGCGCGATGATCCGGTCGTGGGTGCTCGACGGCGTCGCGCACCCGCGGCTGGTGCCGCTCGCGGGGCGTGCGTAG
- a CDS encoding DUF456 domain-containing protein: MSVGGEVLVGLAILVGLVGIVVQVLPGNVLVLGAVLVWAIVTGGTAAWVVFAVAAVLVVAAEVSQYVLAGRHMRRAEVPWSTLVWGGIAGVVGFFVIPVIGLFIGFVLAVFVAELLRRRDRRAAWRATVAAMQATGITILVQLLGGLLAAATWGVGLALT; encoded by the coding sequence GTGAGCGTCGGTGGAGAGGTCCTCGTCGGGCTGGCGATCCTGGTCGGGCTGGTCGGGATCGTCGTGCAGGTCCTGCCCGGGAACGTGCTCGTGCTCGGCGCGGTCCTCGTGTGGGCGATCGTCACGGGCGGCACCGCCGCGTGGGTGGTCTTCGCGGTCGCCGCCGTGCTCGTGGTCGCCGCCGAGGTGTCGCAGTACGTCCTCGCGGGCCGCCACATGCGCCGGGCGGAGGTCCCCTGGTCGACCCTCGTGTGGGGCGGGATTGCGGGCGTCGTCGGGTTCTTCGTGATCCCCGTGATCGGGCTCTTCATCGGCTTCGTGCTCGCGGTGTTCGTCGCGGAGCTCCTGCGCCGCCGCGACCGCCGCGCCGCGTGGCGCGCGACCGTCGCCGCGATGCAGGCGACCGGCATCACGATCCTGGTCCAGCTCCTGGGTGGCCTCCTCGCGGCGGCGACCTGGGGCGTCGGCCTCGCCCTCACCTGA
- a CDS encoding VOC family protein translates to MTTTHLTGVHTVAVPVTDQDRALAYYTGALGFEVRMDGELQEGFRWIEVAPPGAATSVALVAAGDGLPAGIDTGIRLTTTDAAGDHATLTAAGASTGELLAWEGVPPMFSLRDVDGNTLYVMEIPG, encoded by the coding sequence ATGACGACGACCCACCTCACCGGCGTGCACACCGTCGCGGTCCCGGTCACCGACCAGGACCGCGCGCTGGCGTACTACACCGGGGCGCTCGGGTTCGAGGTCCGCATGGACGGCGAGCTCCAGGAGGGGTTCCGCTGGATCGAGGTCGCTCCCCCGGGCGCCGCGACGTCCGTCGCGCTCGTCGCGGCGGGCGACGGCCTCCCCGCGGGGATCGACACCGGTATCCGGCTCACCACGACCGACGCGGCCGGCGACCACGCGACGCTCACCGCCGCCGGGGCGAGCACCGGCGAGCTCCTGGCCTGGGAGGGCGTGCCGCCGATGTTCTCGCTGCGGGACGTCGACGGGAACACGCTCTACGTGATGGAGATCCCCGGCTGA
- the pcrA gene encoding DNA helicase PcrA codes for MASLFENLPLPGLDTLFDGPRVDHGGESRLPRTAPRWTDDPAVPDGAGSPVGDATRGGPGPGGDGAASGAGERRGRYAHLDPEALLDGLNPQQREAVVHAGGPLLIVAGAGSGKTRVLTHRIAYLLATRRSNAGQILAITFTNKAAAEMRERVETLVGPAARNMWVSTFHSACVRILRREATTLGLRSSFSIYDAADSQRLITLVTRELDLDPKKYPARSLANKISDLKNELVDPETYARDSGAHATDDGLAARGGPHGASVPEFDQVLADVYTRYQARLVAASALDFDDIIMTTVNLLQAFPAVAEHYRRRFRHVLVDEYQDTNHAQYVLVRELAGVGEDSAATDAATSGTGEAQVPALDPAELTVVGDADQSIYAFRGATIRNILEFEADYPDARTILLEQNYRSTQNILSAANAVISRNPDRKPKRLWTDSGAGAKVIGYVADNEHEEARFVAEEIDRLGDSEGVRPGDVAVFYRTNAQSRALEEVLIRVGLPYKVVGGTRFYERREVKDAVAYLRAIDNLDDDVNLRRVLNVPKRGLGERAEGAVAALADRERISFGAALARIDEIPGLTNRTLNPLRAFVELMTGLRELADSGATPSDILGAVLDRTGYLAELRASDDPQDATRVENLAELHAVATEFTELDPEGTLSDFLERVSLVADADQIPAEDVADGESEGAEKEDPGVVTLMTLHTAKGLEFPVVFLTGMEDGTFPHMRSLHDDAELAEERRLAYVGITRARERLYVSRSAVRSAWGMANEFPPSRFLEEIPEELWDWRRRESSMATLRAGGSVWGRGSGSWSGSRSGFGSGARSGADDDGSTIRGPRSSGRSRQTRHDPSSSAPARAAFGSPSGGAKFGSATPRADGDVPNLAVGDKVTHDAYGLGTVVALEGAGPNAVAKIDFGADGTKRLLLRYSPVTKL; via the coding sequence ATGGCTTCGCTCTTCGAGAACCTCCCGCTGCCCGGCCTCGACACGCTGTTCGACGGCCCGCGCGTCGACCACGGCGGCGAGTCCCGCCTCCCGCGGACCGCCCCGCGCTGGACCGACGACCCGGCCGTGCCCGACGGCGCCGGGTCGCCCGTCGGGGACGCCACCCGGGGAGGCCCGGGGCCGGGAGGCGACGGGGCGGCGTCGGGCGCGGGGGAGCGGCGGGGCCGGTACGCCCACCTCGACCCCGAGGCCCTGCTCGACGGGCTCAACCCGCAGCAGCGCGAGGCGGTCGTGCACGCGGGCGGACCGCTGCTCATCGTCGCGGGTGCCGGGTCGGGCAAGACGCGCGTGCTCACGCACCGCATCGCCTACCTGCTCGCCACGCGCCGGTCCAACGCCGGGCAGATCCTCGCGATCACGTTCACCAACAAGGCCGCGGCCGAGATGCGCGAGCGCGTCGAGACGCTCGTGGGGCCGGCCGCGCGCAACATGTGGGTCTCCACGTTCCACTCGGCGTGCGTGCGCATCCTGCGCCGCGAGGCCACGACGCTCGGGCTGCGGTCGAGCTTCTCCATCTACGACGCCGCGGACTCGCAGCGGCTCATCACGCTCGTGACGCGCGAGCTCGACCTGGACCCCAAGAAGTACCCGGCGCGCTCGCTCGCCAACAAGATCTCCGACCTCAAGAACGAGCTCGTCGACCCCGAGACGTACGCGCGGGACTCGGGCGCCCACGCGACGGACGACGGCCTCGCCGCGCGCGGCGGCCCGCACGGCGCGAGCGTCCCCGAGTTCGACCAGGTGCTCGCCGACGTCTACACGCGCTACCAGGCGCGGCTGGTCGCGGCGAGCGCGCTCGACTTCGACGACATCATCATGACCACGGTCAACCTGCTCCAGGCGTTCCCCGCCGTCGCGGAGCACTACCGCCGCCGGTTCCGGCACGTGCTCGTCGACGAGTACCAGGACACCAACCACGCGCAGTACGTGCTCGTGCGCGAGCTCGCGGGCGTGGGCGAGGACTCCGCCGCTACCGACGCCGCGACGAGCGGGACGGGCGAGGCGCAGGTGCCCGCGCTCGACCCCGCCGAGCTCACCGTCGTCGGCGACGCGGACCAGTCGATCTACGCGTTCCGCGGCGCGACGATCCGCAACATCCTCGAGTTCGAGGCCGACTACCCCGACGCACGGACCATCCTGCTCGAGCAGAACTACCGCTCGACCCAGAACATCCTCTCGGCCGCCAACGCCGTCATCTCGCGCAACCCCGACCGCAAGCCGAAGCGGCTGTGGACCGACTCGGGCGCGGGCGCGAAGGTCATCGGCTACGTCGCCGACAACGAGCACGAGGAGGCGCGGTTCGTCGCGGAGGAGATCGACCGCCTCGGCGACTCCGAGGGCGTGCGCCCCGGCGACGTCGCGGTGTTCTACCGGACCAACGCCCAGTCCCGCGCGCTCGAGGAGGTGCTCATCCGCGTCGGCCTGCCGTACAAGGTCGTCGGTGGCACGCGCTTCTACGAGCGGCGCGAGGTCAAGGACGCGGTGGCCTATCTGCGCGCGATCGACAACCTCGACGACGACGTGAACCTGCGGCGCGTGCTCAACGTGCCCAAGCGCGGGCTCGGCGAGCGGGCCGAGGGGGCGGTCGCGGCGCTCGCGGACCGCGAGCGCATCTCGTTCGGCGCGGCCCTCGCCCGCATCGACGAGATCCCCGGCCTGACCAACCGCACGCTCAACCCCCTGCGTGCGTTCGTCGAGCTGATGACCGGGCTGCGCGAGCTCGCCGACTCCGGCGCGACGCCGTCGGACATCCTCGGCGCCGTCCTCGACCGCACCGGGTACCTCGCCGAGCTCCGCGCGAGCGACGACCCGCAGGACGCCACGCGCGTCGAGAACCTCGCCGAGCTCCACGCCGTCGCGACCGAGTTCACCGAGCTCGACCCCGAGGGCACGCTGTCCGACTTCCTGGAGCGCGTCTCGCTCGTCGCCGACGCGGACCAGATCCCCGCGGAGGACGTGGCCGACGGCGAGAGCGAGGGCGCGGAGAAGGAGGACCCCGGGGTCGTCACCCTCATGACCCTGCACACCGCCAAGGGCCTCGAGTTCCCCGTCGTGTTCCTCACCGGCATGGAGGACGGCACGTTCCCGCACATGCGGTCGCTGCACGACGACGCCGAGCTCGCCGAGGAGCGCCGCCTCGCCTACGTGGGCATCACCCGCGCGCGCGAGCGGCTCTACGTGTCGCGGTCCGCGGTGCGGTCGGCGTGGGGGATGGCGAACGAGTTCCCGCCCAGCCGGTTCCTCGAGGAGATCCCCGAGGAGCTGTGGGACTGGCGGCGGCGCGAGTCGTCGATGGCGACGCTGCGCGCGGGCGGGTCGGTCTGGGGCCGCGGCTCGGGGTCGTGGTCCGGTTCGCGGTCGGGGTTCGGGTCGGGGGCGCGGTCAGGGGCCGACGACGACGGGTCTACCATCCGCGGCCCTCGTTCCTCGGGCCGCTCCCGCCAGACCCGCCACGACCCGTCGTCGTCGGCCCCTGCCCGCGCCGCGTTCGGCTCGCCGTCCGGTGGGGCGAAGTTCGGGTCGGCGACGCCGCGGGCCGACGGGGACGTGCCGAACCTCGCAGTCGGGGACAAGGTGACCCACGACGCCTACGGGCTGGGGACCGTCGTCGCGCTCGAGGGCGCTGGCCCGAACGCGGTCGCGAAGATCGACTTCGGGGCCGACGGGACCAAGCGCCTCCTGCTGCGCTACTCGCCGGTGACCAAGCTCTGA
- a CDS encoding DUF6518 family protein: MPETTSLPDRADDRPSAPDRPGRVTTSSGRPWRRGAVVLAASFLLGGLTSYAQGFLPDAAAPFANSASGWTLLTALLVAWSARAPRSRTWHAAVLGAASFVLLTLGYAVAADLRGYFYDPTTFGVVGVVVGPFVGVAAAWLWRTGTPAALGTAVLAGIGVGESVYGLTTVVETTGATYWVTIGVVALVLLGGMLARRLRGALPVATAVGGTAVVAAAFVLAYRALGTIG; the protein is encoded by the coding sequence GTGCCCGAGACGACCTCGCTCCCCGACCGCGCCGACGACCGCCCGTCGGCACCGGACCGACCCGGCCGGGTCACGACGTCGTCCGGTCGCCCGTGGCGGCGCGGTGCGGTCGTGCTCGCCGCGAGCTTCCTGCTGGGCGGCCTGACGTCGTACGCCCAGGGGTTCCTGCCCGACGCCGCGGCGCCCTTCGCGAACTCGGCGAGCGGCTGGACGCTGCTCACCGCGCTGCTGGTCGCCTGGTCGGCGCGCGCCCCGCGCTCCCGGACGTGGCACGCCGCCGTGCTCGGCGCCGCGAGCTTCGTGCTGCTCACCCTGGGCTACGCCGTCGCAGCCGACCTCCGCGGGTACTTCTACGACCCGACGACGTTCGGGGTCGTCGGCGTCGTCGTCGGCCCGTTCGTCGGGGTCGCGGCGGCCTGGCTGTGGCGGACCGGCACCCCCGCCGCCCTCGGCACCGCGGTGCTCGCGGGCATCGGGGTCGGCGAGTCCGTCTACGGGCTCACGACCGTCGTCGAGACGACCGGCGCCACCTACTGGGTCACGATCGGCGTCGTCGCGCTCGTCCTGCTCGGCGGCATGCTCGCGCGCCGGCTCCGCGGCGCGCTGCCGGTCGCGACCGCCGTCGGGGGCACCGCCGTCGTGGCAGCAGCGTTCGTCCTCGCCTACCGCGCCCTGGGCACGATCGGCTGA
- a CDS encoding DUF5996 family protein, translated as MTQPAARPAPAPAPWPDLDVRRWEPTRRPLHLFTQVVGKVVLDLTPFVNHWWNVAFHVTSRGFVTPVMQVGERALDVEIDLVAEHVAFRTSDGRTETVGLGPMSVADFYARTLACLDRLAVPVRVWSTPREIPDPVPFEQDTAVGEWDGELTRTWLATVQRVAAVMERFRSGFYGKSSGPRFYWGAFDLGLTLFNGRPFHQPDDVEPIYRFAENAENVAVGYWPGDPTTHADQVYAYAYPQPPGVADLDLAPGYWDPGLREVVLPCGVLRDAADPDAVLLAFFERSYRELATAAGWDLAAFTGPVPPG; from the coding sequence GTGACCCAGCCGGCCGCCCGCCCCGCCCCTGCGCCCGCCCCCTGGCCCGACCTCGACGTGCGGCGGTGGGAGCCGACGCGCCGGCCGCTCCACCTGTTCACGCAGGTGGTCGGCAAGGTCGTGCTCGACCTCACGCCGTTCGTCAACCACTGGTGGAACGTCGCGTTCCACGTGACGTCGCGCGGGTTCGTCACGCCCGTGATGCAGGTCGGCGAGCGCGCGCTCGACGTCGAGATCGACCTGGTGGCGGAGCACGTCGCGTTCCGCACGTCCGACGGGCGCACCGAGACCGTCGGGCTGGGGCCGATGTCCGTCGCCGACTTCTACGCGCGCACCCTCGCGTGCCTCGACCGCCTCGCCGTGCCGGTGCGGGTGTGGTCGACGCCGCGCGAGATCCCCGACCCGGTGCCGTTCGAGCAGGACACCGCGGTCGGGGAGTGGGACGGCGAGCTCACGCGCACGTGGCTCGCGACCGTGCAGCGGGTCGCGGCGGTGATGGAGCGGTTCCGCTCCGGGTTCTACGGCAAGTCGAGCGGTCCGCGCTTCTACTGGGGAGCGTTCGACCTGGGGCTCACGCTGTTCAACGGGCGGCCCTTCCACCAGCCGGACGACGTCGAGCCCATCTACCGCTTCGCGGAGAACGCGGAGAACGTCGCGGTCGGCTACTGGCCCGGCGACCCGACGACGCACGCCGACCAGGTCTACGCGTACGCGTACCCGCAGCCGCCGGGGGTGGCCGACCTCGACCTGGCGCCCGGGTACTGGGACCCCGGCCTGCGCGAGGTGGTGCTCCCGTGCGGGGTGCTGCGCGACGCGGCGGACCCCGACGCCGTCCTGCTCGCGTTCTTCGAGCGCTCCTACCGCGAGCTGGCGACGGCCGCCGGGTGGGACCTCGCCGCGTTCACCGGGCCGGTCCCGCCGGGCTGA
- a CDS encoding Clp protease N-terminal domain-containing protein gives MFERFAADARDTVVGAQEVARSRGDDAIDAVHLLLALARQDGGAGAVALAAVGVDADDVERQVDSARSHDPLDGQALAALGIDLDEIRARTDAAFGPGALDRAGDDERRRGRRNRRSHVPFTPEAKKSLELSLREAVHAGSRAIDSGHVLAAVARAKGSTAHRALVDALAAAGSDVAGLRAALAAGHRKAS, from the coding sequence ATGTTCGAACGCTTCGCCGCCGACGCCCGCGACACGGTGGTCGGCGCCCAGGAGGTCGCCCGCTCCCGCGGCGACGACGCCATCGACGCCGTGCACCTGCTCCTCGCTCTCGCCCGCCAGGACGGTGGCGCGGGCGCGGTCGCCCTCGCCGCGGTCGGCGTCGACGCCGACGACGTCGAACGCCAGGTCGACTCCGCGCGCAGCCACGACCCGCTCGACGGCCAGGCCCTCGCCGCGCTCGGGATCGACCTCGACGAGATCCGCGCACGCACGGACGCGGCCTTCGGGCCGGGAGCACTCGACCGCGCGGGCGACGACGAGCGCCGCCGCGGGCGGCGGAACCGCCGCTCGCACGTCCCGTTCACGCCCGAGGCGAAGAAGTCGCTCGAGCTCTCCCTGCGCGAGGCGGTGCACGCGGGCTCTCGCGCCATCGACTCGGGCCACGTGCTCGCCGCGGTCGCGCGCGCGAAGGGCTCGACGGCGCACCGCGCGCTCGTCGACGCGCTCGCCGCGGCGGGGTCCGACGTCGCGGGCCTGCGCGCCGCGCTCGCCGCAGGGCACCGCAAGGCGTCCTGA
- a CDS encoding helix-turn-helix domain-containing protein: MEPVDMDAASSTDPDTGLRAVRSLRVLAERLEALQVEHARALGWSWQEIADRLGVTRQAVHKKYGASRTTRRS; encoded by the coding sequence ATGGAACCCGTCGACATGGACGCCGCGAGCAGCACCGATCCCGACACGGGCCTGCGTGCCGTGCGGTCGCTGCGCGTGCTCGCCGAACGCCTCGAGGCGCTGCAGGTCGAGCACGCCCGAGCGCTCGGCTGGTCGTGGCAGGAGATCGCCGACCGCCTCGGCGTCACCCGCCAGGCCGTGCACAAGAAGTACGGCGCGTCCCGCACCACCAGGAGGTCATGA